One Desulfovibrio sp. ZJ209 genomic window carries:
- a CDS encoding precorrin-8X methylmutase: protein MPVTLDPAATPEAIEARSFAIIDAELPEPRPFAGPLWEVARRCIHALGDTAILPDLRLSGSALERGVSALRAGKPVFTDTRMAAAGLPARRMARLGVEVVPLMGLDGVGEAARAEGVTRAAAGIRMISDRLAGAVIVIGNAPTALLALLEELEGRPAEAGPALIVGMPVGFVNATQSKELLAESPWPHFTLLGRKGGSAVAAASVNALAELALQGGE, encoded by the coding sequence ATGCCCGTGACTCTTGACCCCGCCGCCACGCCCGAGGCCATCGAGGCCCGCTCCTTCGCCATCATCGACGCCGAGCTCCCCGAGCCGCGCCCCTTTGCCGGGCCGCTCTGGGAGGTGGCGCGCCGCTGCATCCACGCGCTCGGGGATACGGCCATCCTGCCCGACCTGCGCCTCAGCGGGAGCGCCCTTGAACGCGGCGTTTCGGCCCTGCGCGCCGGAAAGCCCGTATTCACGGACACGCGCATGGCCGCGGCCGGGCTCCCGGCGCGGCGCATGGCCCGCCTCGGCGTCGAGGTGGTGCCGCTCATGGGCCTTGACGGCGTGGGCGAGGCGGCCCGCGCGGAGGGCGTCACGCGGGCCGCGGCCGGCATCCGTATGATTTCTGACCGCCTCGCCGGGGCCGTCATCGTCATCGGCAATGCGCCCACGGCGCTCCTGGCCTTGCTGGAAGAACTGGAGGGCCGGCCGGCCGAAGCCGGGCCCGCGCTCATCGTGGGCATGCCCGTGGGCTTTGTGAACGCGACGCAATCCAAGGAACTGCTGGCCGAAAGCCCCTGGCCGCACTTCACCCTCCTGGGCCGCAAGGGCGGCTCGGCCGTTGCCGCGGCCTCTGTCAACGCGCTGGCCGAGCTGGCGCTGCAGGGTGGGGAATGA
- the metK gene encoding methionine adenosyltransferase — protein MKNAKNKGKYYFTSESVTEGHPDKVADQISDAVLDTLLAQDADAHVACETLVTTGMAVIAGEISTRGYADLPKVVRETIKNIGYNSSDMGFDWQTCAVISSIDHQSPDIAQGVVRASPEEQGAGDQGMMFGYAINETPTLMPAPIYWAHQLSQQLARVRKDGIVDFFRPDGKTQVSFEYQDGKPVRINNVVVSTQHAADVGQAEVAEAVKEHVIRPILGDSGYFDEKDCEIFINTTGRFVVGGPMGDCGLTGRKIIQDTYGGSGHHGGGAFSGKDPSKVDRSGAYMGRYIAKNVVAAGLAPECEVQIAYCIGVADPVSVLVSSRGTSDIPDEVLTKAVREVFDLRPYFISKRLDLKRPIYSKTSCYGHFGRELPEFTWEKTDAVTDLRTAAKV, from the coding sequence GGCAAATACTATTTCACGTCCGAATCCGTCACCGAGGGCCATCCCGACAAGGTGGCCGACCAGATCTCCGACGCCGTGCTCGACACCCTGCTCGCGCAGGACGCGGACGCGCACGTGGCCTGCGAGACCCTCGTGACCACGGGCATGGCCGTCATCGCCGGCGAGATCAGCACGCGCGGCTACGCCGACCTGCCCAAGGTGGTGCGCGAGACCATCAAGAACATCGGCTACAACAGCTCGGACATGGGCTTTGACTGGCAGACCTGCGCGGTCATCTCTTCCATCGACCACCAGTCGCCCGACATCGCCCAGGGCGTCGTGCGCGCGAGCCCGGAGGAGCAGGGCGCCGGCGACCAGGGCATGATGTTCGGCTACGCCATCAACGAGACGCCCACCCTCATGCCGGCCCCCATCTACTGGGCGCACCAGCTTTCGCAGCAGCTCGCGCGGGTGCGCAAGGACGGCATCGTTGACTTCTTCCGGCCCGACGGCAAGACGCAGGTGTCCTTCGAGTACCAGGACGGCAAGCCCGTGCGCATCAACAACGTGGTGGTCTCCACCCAGCACGCGGCCGATGTTGGCCAGGCCGAGGTGGCCGAGGCCGTGAAGGAGCACGTCATCCGGCCCATCCTCGGCGACTCGGGCTATTTTGACGAAAAGGACTGCGAGATCTTCATCAACACCACCGGCCGCTTCGTGGTGGGCGGCCCCATGGGCGACTGCGGCCTCACCGGGCGCAAGATCATCCAGGACACCTACGGCGGCAGCGGCCACCATGGCGGCGGCGCCTTCTCCGGCAAGGATCCCTCCAAGGTGGATCGCTCCGGCGCCTATATGGGTCGCTACATCGCCAAGAACGTGGTGGCCGCGGGCCTGGCCCCGGAATGCGAGGTGCAGATCGCCTATTGCATCGGCGTGGCCGACCCGGTGAGCGTGCTCGTCTCCTCGCGCGGCACCAGCGACATCCCCGACGAGGTGCTCACCAAGGCCGTGCGCGAGGTCTTTGACCTGAGGCCCTACTTCATCAGCAAGCGCCTCGACCTCAAGCGCCCCATCTACAGCAAGACCTCGTGCTACGGGCACTTCGGCCGCGAGCTGCCCGAATTCACCTGGGAAAAGACGGACGCCGTGACCGACCTGCGCACGGCCGCGAAGGTGTAG
- a CDS encoding cobyrinate a,c-diamide synthase, which produces MKRASPPGLLMAGTASGAGKTVAALGLIRALRGLDLEVAAAKTGPDFIDTAFLAQACGAPAANLDAWMCRPGGKARPRAVPAGLARLRRRLLSPEAGSKPDVWVVEGAMGLYDGGPAGAGGAAQLARVLGLPVLLVLNVRGMGQSVAALAEGFLRHKPRGGRPRFLGLVCTQSGGPVHEKLLREALAPVLRKEKLPLFGFLPRAGAPKLASRHLGLVEAGEALAEVDLDGIGRWFAGHCDVAGILRALGVSPPQPAPAPASSPRDHGSTAFFPLPRRARNPGRPRICIARDAAFSFCYADLPALLTELGAEPVFFSPLTDVAPPEGCAGLYFPGGYPELHAEALAANTSMLSALRGLAARGLPVYGECGGYIYLMREVAVGGQRHALAGLLPLSCHMGDRLAALGYREAEPLPGWLSECPQKEKSPPLVRGHEFHYARLDHAELPPLCAPLWRVSDAAGVPRGLEGCRLGRVAGSWLHLYPEGSRRFWRAWLELTRAAARPDTASTRRSCHARDS; this is translated from the coding sequence ATGAAGCGCGCCAGCCCGCCCGGGCTGCTCATGGCCGGCACGGCAAGCGGCGCCGGCAAGACCGTGGCGGCGCTGGGCCTCATCCGCGCCCTGCGCGGGCTCGACCTTGAGGTGGCAGCCGCCAAGACCGGCCCGGACTTTATCGACACAGCCTTTCTCGCCCAGGCCTGCGGCGCGCCGGCGGCCAATCTCGACGCCTGGATGTGCCGCCCCGGCGGCAAGGCACGCCCGCGCGCCGTGCCGGCCGGCCTTGCGCGGCTGCGGCGCCGGCTTTTGTCGCCGGAGGCGGGGAGCAAGCCCGACGTCTGGGTGGTCGAGGGCGCCATGGGCCTCTATGACGGGGGGCCGGCAGGCGCGGGCGGGGCCGCGCAGCTTGCCAGGGTGCTCGGCCTCCCGGTGCTGCTCGTGCTCAATGTGCGCGGCATGGGGCAATCGGTGGCCGCGCTGGCAGAGGGCTTTTTGCGCCACAAGCCCCGCGGAGGACGGCCGCGCTTTCTCGGGCTCGTCTGCACCCAGTCCGGGGGGCCGGTTCATGAAAAGCTGCTGCGCGAGGCGCTGGCCCCGGTGCTGCGCAAGGAAAAGCTGCCCCTGTTCGGCTTCCTGCCCCGGGCCGGCGCGCCGAAGCTCGCGTCGCGCCACCTGGGGCTCGTGGAGGCTGGCGAAGCGCTGGCCGAGGTGGACCTTGACGGCATCGGCCGCTGGTTCGCCGGCCATTGCGACGTGGCAGGCATCCTCCGGGCGCTCGGCGTTTCCCCGCCGCAGCCCGCGCCCGCACCCGCCTCCTCGCCCCGGGACCACGGCTCTACCGCCTTCTTCCCTTTGCCGCGCCGGGCCCGCAATCCCGGCCGGCCGCGCATCTGCATCGCGCGGGACGCGGCCTTCAGTTTCTGCTATGCGGACCTCCCTGCCCTGCTCACGGAGCTCGGCGCGGAGCCGGTCTTTTTTTCGCCGCTCACGGACGTGGCCCCCCCGGAGGGCTGCGCGGGCCTCTACTTTCCCGGCGGCTATCCCGAGCTCCATGCCGAGGCGCTCGCGGCGAATACCTCCATGCTCAGCGCCCTGCGCGGCCTCGCCGCCCGGGGCCTCCCCGTCTATGGCGAATGCGGCGGGTATATCTACCTCATGCGCGAGGTGGCAGTGGGGGGCCAGCGCCACGCGCTCGCCGGGCTTTTGCCGCTCAGCTGCCACATGGGCGACCGGCTGGCCGCGCTCGGCTACCGCGAGGCCGAGCCCCTGCCCGGCTGGTTGTCGGAGTGCCCCCAAAAAGAAAAGTCCCCGCCCCTCGTGCGCGGCCATGAATTCCACTATGCGCGCCTGGACCACGCGGAGCTCCCCCCGTTGTGCGCGCCGCTCTGGCGTGTGAGCGACGCCGCGGGCGTCCCCCGCGGGCTTGAGGGCTGCCGGCTCGGGCGCGTGGCCGGCTCGTGGCTCCATCTTTATCCCGAGGGCAGCCGCCGCTTCTGGCGGGCGTGGCTTGAGCTCACGCGCGCAGCCGCACGCCCCGATACAGCATCCACCCGCCGGAGTTGCCATGCCCGTGACTCTTGA
- a CDS encoding glycosyltransferase family 2 protein → MPSAAASPLHRKTCGPVCRGGGLPVFAGAGPDTATTHGGDGLAKPCLSLGLAPVTKGGASGCAASETLGQNCASLQLNQKVVCFFTEKYAPVDAGIAQRTWHGRRCQVAAHGPVAVADDTFKLSQSRNAMNKKFDISGLSVVIPSYNEGNSLEKTIESILGTLSPLDIKFEIVVVDDGSTDNTKQIVQKFSQCVLVSHPINLGYGRSIKDGINAATYETILITDADETYPAEDIPRLIEKYSQGFDMVVGRRTGPNYSQSMMKSALRSILKMMVEWASAKKIPDINSGFRIFNKKVIKKFYFHLCDTFSFTTSLTLAYMMTGKLVAYIPIKYYKRGEGKKSHVRLFRDSLFTLNYILKQILYFNPMRVFFLFGVLWLLFGFGSWVVSSFLHIKAGYYIVILSIIVFFIMVGMGLLAEQIRQLIGVELDKGDDD, encoded by the coding sequence GTGCCAAGCGCCGCCGCCTCTCCCCTCCACCGCAAGACCTGCGGGCCTGTGTGCCGCGGGGGAGGCCTGCCCGTTTTCGCCGGGGCAGGGCCGGATACGGCCACTACGCATGGCGGCGATGGCTTGGCAAAACCTTGCCTTTCTCTTGGCCTTGCGCCAGTGACAAAAGGTGGTGCGAGCGGCTGCGCGGCGAGTGAAACATTGGGGCAAAATTGCGCCAGCTTGCAATTAAATCAAAAAGTTGTATGCTTTTTTACGGAAAAGTACGCGCCAGTGGACGCGGGCATAGCGCAGAGAACGTGGCATGGCCGCCGCTGTCAGGTTGCCGCTCATGGCCCGGTGGCAGTGGCGGATGATACTTTTAAACTGTCGCAAAGCAGAAACGCCATGAATAAAAAGTTTGATATATCCGGCCTCTCAGTGGTCATCCCCTCCTATAACGAGGGAAACAGTCTCGAAAAGACCATAGAGTCTATTCTGGGCACACTATCCCCGCTGGATATAAAGTTTGAGATCGTCGTTGTTGATGACGGCTCTACAGACAACACGAAGCAAATTGTCCAAAAATTTTCTCAATGCGTGTTGGTGAGCCACCCCATCAACCTTGGCTATGGCCGGAGCATAAAGGACGGCATCAATGCCGCCACGTATGAGACCATCCTGATCACAGATGCGGATGAGACCTATCCGGCGGAAGATATCCCCAGGCTAATAGAGAAGTATTCGCAGGGCTTTGACATGGTTGTGGGGCGCAGGACAGGCCCGAATTACTCGCAGTCGATGATGAAGTCGGCGTTAAGAAGCATCCTGAAAATGATGGTGGAGTGGGCAAGCGCGAAAAAAATCCCGGATATTAATTCAGGCTTCCGTATTTTTAATAAAAAAGTGATTAAAAAGTTTTATTTTCACCTTTGTGACACTTTTAGTTTTACCACGTCCCTTACCTTGGCATACATGATGACAGGAAAGCTGGTAGCTTACATTCCCATAAAGTATTACAAGCGTGGCGAGGGTAAAAAAAGCCATGTAAGGCTTTTCAGGGACTCCCTGTTTACCCTCAATTACATCCTCAAGCAAATATTGTATTTCAATCCCATGCGGGTGTTTTTCCTGTTCGGGGTGTTATGGCTTCTCTTTGGCTTTGGTTCATGGGTAGTCTCCTCCTTCCTTCATATCAAGGCCGGGTATTATATCGTAATCCTGAGTATAATTGTTTTCTTTATCATGGTTGGCATGGGCCTTCTTGCGGAACAAATCCGGCAGCTCATAGGTGTGGAGCTGGATAAGGGCGACGATGACTGA
- a CDS encoding stomatin-like protein, with amino-acid sequence MDALLGYGWLVLLAALVIVVLVKSAVVVPNQSAYVVERLGKFHKVLYAGFHLLVPFVDVVAYRRSLKEQVLDVPKQTCITRDNVTVDIDGVLYLQVITPEKSAYGISDYEWGAIQLAQTSLRSVIGTLVLDKTFEERTRINQEVVEALDSATAPWGVKVLRYEIRDITPPRNVMEAMEKQMRAEREKRAAIALSEGDMQSRINLAEGQKQAAIAQSEGQKQALINQADGEAAQIRKVAEATAEALDIVGRELGGDAVAAAQLRVAEAWIAEFGRLAQKGNSLIIPTNLADAAGMVAAVTKIIKPHEGLGALGAKEGATQAAVPAEDAPQAAPGADSGAGARA; translated from the coding sequence ATGGATGCCCTTCTCGGCTATGGCTGGCTCGTGCTGCTGGCGGCGCTCGTCATTGTGGTGCTCGTCAAGAGCGCGGTGGTGGTGCCCAACCAGTCGGCCTATGTGGTGGAGCGGCTGGGCAAGTTCCACAAGGTGCTCTACGCGGGCTTCCACCTGCTCGTGCCCTTCGTGGACGTGGTGGCCTATCGCCGCAGCCTCAAGGAGCAGGTGCTGGACGTGCCCAAGCAGACCTGCATCACGCGCGACAACGTGACCGTGGACATCGACGGCGTGCTGTATCTTCAGGTCATCACGCCGGAAAAATCGGCCTACGGCATCTCCGACTACGAATGGGGCGCCATCCAGCTCGCCCAGACCTCGCTGCGCTCGGTCATCGGCACCCTGGTGCTGGACAAGACCTTTGAGGAGCGCACGCGCATCAACCAGGAAGTGGTGGAGGCGCTGGACTCGGCCACCGCGCCCTGGGGCGTCAAGGTGCTCCGCTACGAGATCCGCGACATCACGCCGCCGCGCAATGTCATGGAGGCCATGGAAAAGCAGATGCGCGCCGAGCGCGAAAAGCGGGCGGCCATCGCGCTTTCCGAGGGCGACATGCAGTCGCGCATCAATCTCGCCGAGGGCCAGAAGCAGGCGGCCATCGCCCAGTCCGAGGGCCAGAAGCAGGCGCTCATCAACCAGGCCGACGGCGAGGCCGCGCAGATCCGCAAGGTGGCCGAAGCCACGGCCGAGGCGCTGGACATCGTGGGGCGCGAGCTCGGCGGCGACGCCGTGGCCGCGGCGCAACTGCGCGTGGCCGAAGCCTGGATCGCCGAATTCGGCCGCCTCGCCCAAAAGGGCAATAGCCTCATCATCCCGACGAATCTGGCGGACGCTGCCGGCATGGTGGCCGCGGTGACGAAGATCATCAAGCCGCACGAGGGGCTTGGCGCGCTGGGGGCCAAGGAGGGCGCCACACAGGCAGCCGTCCCTGCTGAGGACGCGCCACAGGCTGCCCCCGGCGCGGACAGCGGGGCCGGCGCCCGTGCCTGA
- the rpsO gene encoding 30S ribosomal protein S15: MVMDAEQKKAVIDAHAKHEGDTGSPEVQVALLTARIEGLTGHFKVHKKDFHSRTGLLKLVGHRRKILNYLKKKDIQRYRALIEKLGLRK; the protein is encoded by the coding sequence GTGGTCATGGATGCCGAACAGAAAAAGGCTGTCATTGACGCCCACGCCAAGCACGAGGGCGACACCGGCTCCCCGGAGGTGCAGGTGGCCCTGCTCACCGCGCGCATCGAGGGTCTCACCGGGCACTTCAAGGTGCACAAGAAGGACTTTCATTCGCGCACGGGCCTGCTCAAGCTGGTGGGGCACCGGCGCAAGATCCTCAATTATCTGAAAAAGAAGGATATCCAGCGCTACCGCGCGCTCATCGAAAAACTGGGCTTGCGCAAGTAG
- a CDS encoding NfeD family protein: protein MSLPLTWFLLGVAFLAVELVNPTLVLGFFGIGAWVTACAALLGLATAWQIVLFIVASLLALRLLRRRFRHVFGGRAEAATDPHDYGGTGDAAPPHPLAGHTGRVSKPVRPDGRGEVRIDGSFWRAVAPVYIPEGREVRVLGAMPEDSLVLRVEPLTRDDSGAPRPHEAH from the coding sequence ATGAGCCTGCCCCTGACCTGGTTCTTGCTCGGTGTCGCCTTCCTGGCGGTGGAGCTCGTCAATCCCACCCTGGTGCTGGGTTTTTTCGGCATCGGGGCCTGGGTCACGGCCTGCGCCGCCCTGTTGGGGCTTGCGACGGCGTGGCAGATCGTGCTCTTCATCGTGGCCTCGCTGCTCGCGCTGCGGCTGCTCCGGCGGCGCTTCCGCCATGTGTTCGGGGGCCGCGCCGAAGCCGCCACCGACCCGCACGACTACGGCGGCACTGGCGACGCCGCGCCCCCGCATCCGCTGGCCGGGCACACCGGCCGCGTGAGCAAGCCCGTCCGGCCGGACGGCCGCGGCGAGGTGCGCATCGACGGCAGCTTCTGGCGGGCTGTGGCGCCGGTGTATATCCCCGAGGGGCGCGAGGTGCGCGTGCTCGGCGCCATGCCCGAGGATTCGCTCGTCCTGCGCGTGGAGCCGCTCACGCGGGATGACAGCGGCGCCCCAAGGCCACATGAGGCTCATTAA
- the pnp gene encoding polyribonucleotide nucleotidyltransferase, which translates to MAQDIFEPTRVTAEVGGKEVILECGRLANQADGAVWVQCGGTVVLVTVCSQPLEFDKGFFPLTVEYSEKMYAAGRIPGSFFRREIGRPSERETLVSRLIDRPIRPLFPKGLNEDVQVLATVISADQENDSDVLAITGASAALMVSRLPFAGPVAGGRIGRINGRFVLNPTISEQAQSDINLVFAASRDALTMVEGEAHFVPEDDIIEALEWGRKEIQPLIDAQYRLAELCGKPKMDFTPHEDDPKLVARVEELALAAGLDAALRVPEKLARKEARKAVKTAVLTALADDPAWAENDAALKAVPDMLGDLEKRLVRGRIVKEGTRIDGRDVKSVRPIQIQTGVLPRAHGSALFRRGETKSMVVTTLGSSTDEQRMDSLTGDVTKRFMLHYNFPPYCVGEVKPVRLSRREIGHGALAERSLRPILPPDTDFPFTLRVVAETMESNGSSSMAAVCGGSLALMDAGVPVSAPVAGVAMGLIKEGDRFIVLTDILGDEDALGDMDFKIAGTAEGVTGVQMDIKITGLTTDIMRAAMRQAREGRLHILGEMAKAIAEPRKELSRYAPQHAEIFVNPDIIRLIIGPGGKNIKAITTATGASVDIEDSGRVSIFAPTAEALEKAREMVSYYDQRPDLGKNYLAKVRKVMDIGAIVEVLPNVEALVHVSQLDIGRVEQPGDVARIGEDMLVKVIEINGDRIRASRKAVLLEEQGHPWNPEETARPPRREGGDRNRGPRHGGDRGGDRGGDRGPRRQGS; encoded by the coding sequence ATGGCACAGGATATTTTTGAGCCCACACGCGTCACGGCCGAGGTGGGCGGCAAGGAAGTCATCCTTGAATGCGGGCGCCTCGCCAACCAGGCGGACGGCGCGGTGTGGGTGCAGTGCGGCGGCACGGTGGTGCTCGTCACCGTGTGTTCGCAACCGCTCGAGTTCGACAAGGGCTTCTTCCCGCTGACCGTGGAATATTCCGAAAAAATGTACGCCGCCGGGCGCATCCCCGGGAGCTTCTTCCGCCGCGAGATCGGGCGCCCCTCCGAGCGCGAGACCCTGGTCTCCAGGCTCATCGACCGGCCCATCCGGCCGCTCTTCCCCAAGGGCCTGAACGAGGACGTTCAGGTGCTCGCCACCGTCATCTCCGCCGACCAGGAGAACGATTCCGACGTGCTCGCCATCACCGGCGCCTCGGCCGCGCTCATGGTCTCGCGGCTGCCCTTCGCCGGGCCCGTGGCCGGCGGCCGCATCGGCCGCATCAACGGGCGCTTCGTGCTCAACCCCACCATTTCCGAGCAGGCGCAAAGCGACATCAACCTCGTGTTCGCGGCCTCGCGCGACGCGCTCACCATGGTGGAGGGCGAGGCGCACTTCGTGCCCGAGGACGACATCATCGAGGCCCTGGAATGGGGCCGCAAGGAGATCCAGCCGCTCATCGACGCCCAGTACAGGCTCGCCGAGCTCTGCGGCAAGCCCAAGATGGACTTCACCCCGCACGAGGATGACCCCAAGCTCGTCGCGCGCGTGGAGGAGCTGGCCCTTGCCGCCGGCCTCGACGCGGCCCTGCGCGTGCCGGAAAAGCTGGCCCGCAAGGAGGCGCGCAAGGCCGTCAAGACCGCCGTGCTCACGGCGCTTGCCGACGACCCGGCCTGGGCGGAGAACGACGCCGCGCTCAAGGCCGTGCCCGACATGCTGGGCGACCTCGAGAAGCGGCTCGTGCGCGGGCGCATCGTCAAGGAGGGCACGCGCATCGACGGCCGCGACGTGAAGAGCGTGCGCCCCATCCAGATCCAGACAGGCGTGCTCCCCCGCGCCCACGGCTCGGCGCTGTTCCGGCGCGGCGAGACCAAGTCCATGGTCGTGACCACGCTCGGCTCCTCCACGGACGAGCAGCGCATGGACTCGCTCACCGGCGACGTGACCAAGCGCTTCATGCTGCACTACAACTTCCCGCCCTATTGCGTGGGCGAGGTCAAGCCCGTGCGCCTCTCGCGCCGCGAAATCGGCCACGGCGCCCTGGCCGAGCGCTCGCTTCGGCCCATCCTCCCCCCGGACACGGACTTCCCCTTCACCCTGCGCGTTGTGGCCGAGACCATGGAGTCCAACGGCTCCTCGTCCATGGCGGCGGTGTGCGGCGGATCATTGGCGCTCATGGACGCGGGCGTGCCCGTTTCCGCGCCTGTGGCCGGCGTTGCCATGGGCCTCATCAAGGAGGGCGACCGCTTCATCGTGCTCACCGACATCCTCGGCGACGAGGACGCGCTCGGCGACATGGACTTCAAGATCGCGGGCACGGCCGAGGGCGTCACCGGCGTGCAGATGGACATCAAGATCACGGGCCTCACCACGGACATCATGCGCGCGGCCATGCGCCAAGCGCGCGAGGGGCGCCTGCACATCCTCGGCGAAATGGCCAAGGCCATCGCGGAGCCCCGCAAGGAGCTCTCACGCTATGCGCCGCAGCACGCCGAGATCTTCGTCAACCCTGACATCATCCGGCTGATCATCGGCCCCGGCGGCAAGAACATCAAGGCCATCACCACCGCCACGGGCGCCTCGGTGGACATCGAGGATTCGGGCCGCGTCTCCATCTTCGCGCCCACGGCCGAAGCGCTGGAAAAGGCGCGGGAAATGGTCTCCTACTACGACCAGCGGCCGGACCTCGGCAAGAACTACCTCGCCAAGGTGCGCAAGGTCATGGACATCGGCGCCATCGTGGAGGTGCTGCCCAATGTGGAGGCGCTGGTCCATGTGTCGCAGCTCGACATCGGCCGCGTGGAGCAGCCGGGCGACGTGGCCCGCATCGGCGAGGACATGCTCGTCAAGGTGATCGAGATCAACGGCGACCGCATCCGCGCCAGCCGCAAGGCCGTGCTCCTCGAGGAGCAGGGCCACCCCTGGAACCCGGAAGAGACCGCCCGGCCCCCGCGCCGCGAAGGCGGCGACCGCAATCGCGGCCCGCGCCACGGCGGCGACCGGGGCGGGGACCGAGGGGGCGACCGCGGGCCGCGCCGTCAGGGCTCGTAA
- the truB gene encoding tRNA pseudouridine(55) synthase TruB: MTEQRAPSPTPLPQLDGVLVLDKPTGPTSARCVAALKRLGQKKIGHAGTLDPLASGVLLILLGQATKLSSFLMEGGGKVYRGAFRLGQTTDTWDSQGEVLAEAPWQHVGAEAVAREVASWTALTEQPVPPYSAAKHEGQPFYRLARRGKTPPAKTKAVKISQAAALEVSLPFVRFRVACGSGTYVRSLAHSLGMRLGCGAVLTELTREYSHPFGLGDATGLDALVADPALLAARVRPLADALPAWPRLPLTREQEGRVRNGMALPVSAVAASGEGARDAGHALLCAADGTALALARREVTPLGDAWAVARGLW; the protein is encoded by the coding sequence ATGACGGAACAGCGCGCCCCCTCACCCACGCCCTTGCCGCAACTGGACGGCGTGCTGGTGCTGGACAAGCCCACCGGGCCCACCTCGGCCCGCTGCGTGGCAGCGCTCAAGCGTCTGGGGCAGAAGAAGATCGGCCATGCGGGCACGCTGGACCCGCTGGCTTCGGGCGTTTTGCTCATTCTCCTCGGGCAGGCCACCAAGCTCTCGTCCTTTCTCATGGAGGGCGGCGGCAAGGTCTACCGGGGTGCTTTTCGCCTCGGGCAGACCACGGACACCTGGGACAGCCAGGGCGAAGTCCTCGCCGAGGCCCCGTGGCAGCATGTGGGCGCCGAGGCCGTGGCGCGGGAGGTAGCCTCGTGGACGGCCCTCACCGAGCAGCCCGTGCCGCCCTATTCGGCGGCCAAGCACGAGGGGCAGCCTTTCTACCGGCTGGCGCGCCGGGGCAAGACGCCCCCGGCCAAGACCAAGGCCGTGAAAATTTCACAGGCGGCGGCGCTCGAGGTGAGCCTGCCGTTTGTGCGCTTCCGGGTCGCGTGCGGCTCCGGCACCTATGTTCGCTCCCTGGCCCACAGCTTGGGGATGCGCTTGGGCTGCGGGGCCGTGCTGACGGAACTGACCCGGGAGTACAGCCACCCCTTCGGGCTCGGCGACGCCACGGGGCTCGACGCCCTTGTGGCCGACCCGGCGCTTTTGGCGGCGCGGGTGCGGCCCCTGGCCGACGCCCTGCCCGCGTGGCCCCGGCTCCCGCTCACGCGGGAGCAGGAAGGCCGCGTGCGCAACGGCATGGCGCTCCCCGTGAGCGCGGTAGCCGCAAGCGGCGAGGGCGCCCGGGACGCGGGCCACGCCCTGCTCTGCGCGGCGGACGGCACGGCGCTGGCGCTCGCGCGGCGCGAAGTGACGCCGCTCGGGGACGCGTGGGCCGTTGCACGGGGTCTGTGGTAG